In Streptomyces sp. P3, one DNA window encodes the following:
- a CDS encoding amylo-alpha-1,6-glucosidase translates to MTAAPAGPAFSVHDIPFSTHGSWFGVSPVLSERTRAEDLHLVSHQNGMHAVLRLVPLDAATGGRAETAVEATPGLLGWTGAAGRVDLAYESPDTVRVHGRGLDLRVTAAAQALTPFGGTYFYRDPVDDAHVFTSYETGRRYRITVLSGTVTAVSGSQALGAGDRGLTVTAGADGSWEVAVEELGTARVPFHSSATFDEVREAARELFARFADTVAPWSSAATPAAELAAYVVWSATVLPAGLVTRPAVLMSKHWMDKVWSWDHCFNALALAPGCPELAWDQFSLPFDHQDDSGALPDSVTHSEVLYNFVKPPIHGWAFGHLRRRLPEPLTRAQLTEAYERLTRWTDFWLTARRAPGAAMPHYQHGNDSGWDNATTFDPGRLAVTAELTALLVLQLDELARLADELGFHEDAGLRTATADALQAALLDELWDGERFLSRPAHGGARTPSASLLDLMPIVLGDRLPHAVRDRLAERIEAHLTAFGLATEHPASPHYEPDGYWRGPIWAPATVLIEDGLRRAGHTRLADEISARFRALCEASGFAENFDALTGEGLRDRAYTWTASSYLLLARDHERRSGDARTSESAATVV, encoded by the coding sequence ATGACCGCCGCACCGGCCGGCCCGGCCTTCTCCGTCCACGACATACCCTTCAGCACGCACGGTTCCTGGTTCGGCGTCTCCCCCGTGCTGTCGGAGCGGACGCGCGCCGAGGACCTCCATCTCGTCTCGCACCAGAACGGCATGCACGCCGTCCTGCGCCTCGTCCCCCTCGACGCGGCGACGGGCGGGCGGGCGGAGACCGCCGTCGAGGCGACGCCGGGCCTGCTCGGCTGGACCGGCGCGGCCGGGCGCGTGGACCTCGCCTACGAGTCGCCGGACACCGTGCGCGTGCACGGCCGGGGACTGGACCTGCGGGTCACCGCGGCGGCGCAGGCCCTGACACCGTTCGGCGGGACCTACTTCTACCGCGACCCGGTGGACGACGCGCACGTGTTCACCTCCTACGAGACCGGCCGCCGTTACCGGATCACCGTGCTGTCGGGCACGGTCACCGCGGTCTCCGGCTCCCAGGCGCTGGGCGCCGGCGACCGCGGTCTCACGGTCACCGCCGGAGCCGACGGCTCGTGGGAGGTCGCGGTCGAGGAACTCGGCACCGCGCGAGTGCCCTTCCACTCCTCCGCGACGTTCGACGAGGTCCGGGAGGCCGCGCGGGAACTGTTCGCCCGCTTCGCCGACACGGTCGCCCCCTGGAGCTCGGCCGCCACCCCGGCCGCCGAACTCGCCGCCTACGTGGTGTGGTCGGCGACCGTGCTCCCGGCCGGTCTGGTGACCCGGCCCGCCGTGCTGATGTCCAAGCACTGGATGGACAAGGTGTGGAGCTGGGACCACTGCTTCAACGCCCTTGCTCTGGCCCCCGGTTGCCCCGAGCTGGCCTGGGACCAGTTCTCCCTGCCCTTCGACCACCAGGACGACAGCGGCGCGCTCCCCGACTCCGTCACCCACTCCGAGGTGCTCTACAACTTCGTCAAACCGCCCATCCACGGCTGGGCCTTCGGTCACCTGCGCCGACGGCTCCCCGAGCCGCTCACCCGGGCGCAGCTGACCGAGGCGTACGAACGGCTCACCCGCTGGACGGACTTCTGGCTCACCGCGCGGCGCGCACCCGGCGCCGCAATGCCCCACTACCAGCACGGCAACGACAGCGGCTGGGACAACGCCACCACCTTCGACCCCGGACGTCTCGCCGTCACCGCCGAACTCACCGCCCTGCTGGTCCTCCAACTCGACGAACTGGCCCGGCTGGCCGACGAACTGGGCTTCCACGAGGACGCCGGTCTCCGCACCGCCACCGCCGACGCCCTGCAGGCGGCCCTGCTCGACGAACTGTGGGACGGCGAAAGGTTCCTGAGCCGCCCCGCCCACGGTGGGGCCCGCACCCCCAGCGCCAGTCTGCTGGACCTGATGCCGATCGTGCTCGGCGACCGTCTGCCCCACGCGGTCCGCGACCGGCTGGCCGAACGGATCGAGGCCCATCTCACCGCGTTCGGCCTGGCCACCGAACACCCCGCCTCCCCTCACTACGAGCCCGACGGCTACTGGCGCGGCCCCATCTGGGCCCCCGCCACCGTCCTGATCGAGGACGGCCTGCGCCGCGCCGGGCACACCCGCCTCGCGGACGAGATCAGCGCCCGCTTCCGCGCACTGTGCGAGGCCTCGGGATTCGCCGAGAACTTCGACGCCCTGACCGGCGAGGGACTGCGCGACCGCGCCTACACCTGGACCGCGAGCAGCTACCTCCTCCTCGCCCGCGACCACGAACGCCGCAGCGGCGACGCCAGGACCTCCGAGAGCGCCGCCACCGTCGTCTGA
- a CDS encoding carbohydrate ABC transporter permease — MTHARTVPNRRRRTWVKTAVGLLLTAVMLFPVYWMLNVSFTRDQDMRKSPPDLFPTHVTLEGYRAVVDQQLPYLGTSLVIGLGTVALTVALAAPAGYALAKLRPRGRGILGFVLLAAQMIPGIIMAMGFYAIYLQLGMLQSVPGLIVADSTLAVPFAVLIFTAFMSGIPGELLQAAKTDGAGPLRTFRSIVLPMSRNSVVTVSLFAFLWSWSDFVFASTLVNGGAHEPITLGIYHYIGNNNQQWNAIMATAVVASLPAAVILVLAQRYVAAGVTAGAVKD; from the coding sequence ATGACGCACGCACGGACGGTCCCGAACCGTCGCCGCCGCACCTGGGTGAAGACGGCCGTCGGCCTGCTGCTGACCGCGGTCATGCTCTTCCCGGTCTACTGGATGCTCAACGTGTCCTTCACCCGCGACCAGGACATGCGCAAGAGCCCGCCGGACCTGTTCCCCACCCACGTGACCCTGGAGGGCTACCGGGCCGTCGTCGACCAGCAACTGCCCTACCTCGGCACCAGCCTCGTCATCGGCCTCGGCACGGTGGCCCTGACCGTCGCACTGGCCGCGCCCGCCGGCTACGCGCTGGCCAAACTGCGCCCGCGCGGCCGCGGGATCCTGGGCTTCGTCCTGCTGGCCGCGCAGATGATCCCCGGCATCATCATGGCGATGGGCTTCTACGCCATCTACCTGCAGCTCGGCATGCTCCAGTCGGTACCCGGCCTGATCGTCGCCGACTCGACGCTGGCCGTCCCGTTCGCCGTCCTCATCTTCACCGCGTTCATGTCCGGCATCCCCGGCGAGCTGCTGCAGGCCGCGAAGACGGACGGAGCCGGCCCGCTGCGCACCTTCCGGTCGATCGTCCTGCCGATGAGCCGCAACTCCGTCGTCACGGTGTCCCTGTTCGCCTTCCTGTGGTCCTGGTCCGACTTCGTCTTCGCCAGCACCCTCGTCAACGGCGGCGCCCACGAGCCGATCACCCTCGGCATCTACCACTACATCGGCAACAACAACCAGCAGTGGAACGCCATCATGGCCACCGCCGTCGTGGCCTCGCTGCCGGCCGCGGTCATCCTCGTCCTGGCCCAGCGGTACGTCGCCGCAGGCGTGACCGCGGGCGCCGTCAAGGACTGA
- a CDS encoding carbohydrate ABC transporter permease, with translation MKHTTTSPDRRPVRDRNGAATAAPPPARIPDRPPARRRPASPQWTAWAFLTPVTLYLVLFYAYPLYRNIDLSLRHYTVRSFVRGDAPFTGLANYRTVFDDPTFAPALLHTAVFTAVCLVFQYAIGLALAVFFNQHFRLSATLRALFLVPWLLPLIVSASTWSWMLNSDSGIVNAALHAVGIGPVNWLTSPSWSLASVIIANIWIGVPFNLVVLYSGLQSIPAGLYEAAALDGANAWQRFWRITFPLLRPVSAITLLLGLVYTLKVFDIIWIMTKGGPADSSTTFATWSYQLGFGNLLPSFGPGAAVGNLLVVAALAFGLIHVRVQRKQALS, from the coding sequence ATGAAGCACACGACAACGTCGCCGGACCGCCGGCCGGTGCGCGACCGGAACGGGGCGGCGACCGCCGCCCCGCCCCCGGCCCGCATCCCGGACCGCCCCCCGGCCCGGCGCCGTCCCGCCTCCCCTCAGTGGACCGCCTGGGCGTTCCTCACCCCGGTGACCCTCTACCTCGTCCTCTTCTACGCCTATCCGCTCTACCGCAACATCGACCTGAGCCTGCGCCACTACACCGTCCGTTCCTTCGTCCGGGGCGACGCGCCGTTCACGGGCCTGGCCAACTACCGGACCGTCTTCGACGACCCGACGTTCGCTCCCGCGCTGCTGCACACAGCGGTGTTCACCGCCGTGTGTCTGGTCTTCCAGTACGCGATCGGCCTGGCGCTCGCCGTCTTCTTCAACCAGCACTTCCGGCTCTCCGCCACCCTGCGCGCGCTGTTCCTGGTGCCGTGGCTGCTGCCGCTCATCGTGTCGGCGTCGACCTGGTCGTGGATGCTCAACAGCGACTCCGGCATCGTCAACGCCGCCCTGCACGCCGTCGGGATCGGCCCGGTGAACTGGCTGACCTCGCCGTCCTGGTCGCTGGCCTCGGTGATCATCGCGAACATCTGGATCGGCGTCCCGTTCAACCTGGTCGTGCTCTACAGCGGCCTGCAGTCCATCCCCGCCGGTCTGTACGAGGCGGCCGCGCTCGACGGAGCGAACGCCTGGCAGCGCTTCTGGCGCATCACCTTCCCCCTGCTGCGGCCGGTGTCCGCGATCACCCTGCTGCTGGGCCTCGTCTACACGCTCAAGGTCTTCGACATCATCTGGATCATGACCAAGGGCGGCCCGGCCGACTCGTCCACCACCTTCGCCACCTGGTCCTACCAACTCGGCTTCGGCAACCTGCTGCCCTCCTTCGGCCCCGGAGCGGCCGTCGGCAACCTGCTGGTCGTCGCCGCCCTGGCCTTCGGCCTGATCCACGTCAGGGTCCAGCGAAAGCAGGCACTGTCATGA
- a CDS encoding extracellular solute-binding protein, translating to MNRSAGRRLTAAVLTVVAVTAGATACSSGASDTSTKASDGGTFTIWDPYPQFDKSSAWAKLLDGCGTEAGVKIKRTAFDTSDLTNKALLAAQQGNSADFLIVDNPVVSTLAEAGVLTSTEENKLAVSGVDRNLIAAGQLKGKIYGTPIGANTLALYYNKAVLKAAGVDISSVKDWKSLTAALAKVKGAGKKGITFSAIGTEEGSFQFLPWYWGSGAQLTALDSGQAVSALSLWKGWLDKGYAPNSVINNTQTTSWQEFATGDYAFAENGTWQLGNAAKAGFDYGVIPVPAATGGDAAAPTGGEFVTVPVQDDTGRYATTQKLVSCLSSSQNLLATDTTLSYVAPTAEVQDKQVAADPGLKPWVDAVHAAKGRTSDDLGTKYPKISEQLWKAVQSALSGSASPKDALTAAQSAAK from the coding sequence ATGAACAGATCCGCCGGACGGCGTCTCACCGCCGCAGTCCTGACCGTCGTCGCCGTCACCGCCGGCGCCACCGCGTGCTCCTCCGGAGCGAGCGACACGTCCACGAAGGCCTCGGACGGCGGCACGTTCACCATCTGGGACCCCTACCCCCAGTTCGACAAGAGCTCGGCGTGGGCGAAGCTGCTGGACGGCTGCGGCACCGAGGCCGGCGTGAAGATCAAGCGGACCGCGTTCGACACAAGTGACCTCACGAACAAGGCGCTGCTGGCGGCGCAGCAGGGCAACTCCGCGGACTTCCTCATCGTCGACAACCCGGTGGTGTCGACGCTGGCGGAGGCGGGCGTGCTGACCTCGACCGAGGAGAACAAGCTGGCCGTCTCGGGCGTGGACCGCAACCTGATCGCGGCCGGCCAGCTGAAGGGCAAGATCTACGGCACGCCCATCGGCGCCAACACCCTCGCCCTGTACTACAACAAGGCGGTCCTGAAGGCGGCCGGGGTGGACATCTCCTCGGTCAAGGACTGGAAGTCCCTGACGGCGGCGCTCGCGAAGGTCAAGGGAGCGGGCAAGAAGGGCATCACGTTCTCCGCGATCGGCACGGAGGAGGGCAGCTTCCAGTTCCTGCCCTGGTACTGGGGCTCCGGAGCCCAGCTGACCGCGCTCGACTCCGGCCAGGCGGTCTCCGCGCTGTCGCTGTGGAAGGGCTGGCTGGACAAGGGCTACGCCCCCAACTCGGTGATCAACAACACCCAGACGACCAGCTGGCAGGAGTTCGCGACCGGCGACTACGCGTTCGCGGAGAACGGCACCTGGCAGCTCGGCAACGCCGCGAAGGCCGGCTTCGACTACGGCGTCATCCCCGTGCCCGCCGCCACCGGGGGCGACGCCGCGGCCCCGACGGGCGGTGAGTTCGTCACCGTCCCGGTGCAGGACGACACCGGCCGCTACGCCACCACCCAGAAGCTGGTGTCCTGCCTGAGCAGCAGCCAGAACCTGCTCGCCACCGACACGACGCTGTCCTACGTGGCTCCCACCGCCGAGGTCCAGGACAAGCAGGTCGCGGCCGACCCCGGGCTCAAGCCGTGGGTCGACGCGGTGCACGCCGCCAAGGGACGCACCAGCGACGACCTGGGCACCAAGTACCCCAAGATCTCGGAGCAGTTGTGGAAGGCGGTGCAGTCCGCCCTCAGCGGGTCCGCGTCCCCGAAGGACGCGCTGACCGCAGCCCAGTCCGCCGCCAAGTGA
- a CDS encoding LacI family DNA-binding transcriptional regulator yields the protein MNIGEIAKQAGVSRSTVSYALSGKRPVSEETRDKIQQVIDELGYQPNASARALANGRTNTIGLVFPPAGNHYTGMQLDFIGSVTEAAAAHDYDVLLSPSGMDSDRSFQRLLGERRVDGAILMEIRLQDDRLDHLTALDFPSVAIGRTAHPQGSWWVGLDHTALAAACVHHLADLGHRRVAFVNRPEQLLRAGYESAHRGLDGFTKAAAERGLTVKTYCCGDDAASGLACLERILHDDPATTALVTLNEAALGGLYRGLAQAGRHVPRDFSVTGVVAGRWAETVTPQLTAADVPAEQMGRLAVDLLVERLDHPDTPARHHLLAPPISLRASTAPAGDTPAGAAPAEPGEDPAASSTHP from the coding sequence GTGAACATCGGTGAGATCGCCAAGCAGGCCGGTGTCTCGCGGAGCACCGTGTCGTACGCCCTCAGCGGGAAGCGCCCCGTGTCCGAGGAGACCCGCGACAAGATCCAGCAGGTCATCGACGAGCTGGGCTACCAGCCCAACGCGAGTGCGCGGGCCCTGGCCAACGGCCGGACCAACACCATCGGTCTGGTCTTCCCGCCCGCCGGCAACCACTACACCGGCATGCAGCTGGACTTCATCGGCAGCGTGACGGAGGCCGCCGCGGCCCACGACTACGACGTGCTGCTCTCACCGAGCGGCATGGACAGCGACCGCTCGTTCCAGCGTCTGCTGGGCGAACGGCGGGTCGACGGCGCGATCCTGATGGAGATCCGGCTGCAGGACGACCGGCTCGACCATCTCACCGCGCTGGACTTCCCCTCCGTCGCCATCGGCCGCACCGCGCACCCGCAGGGCAGCTGGTGGGTGGGCCTGGACCACACGGCGCTGGCGGCGGCCTGCGTGCACCACCTCGCGGACCTGGGTCATCGCAGGGTCGCCTTCGTCAACCGGCCCGAGCAACTGCTGCGGGCCGGCTACGAATCGGCCCACCGAGGCCTCGACGGGTTCACCAAGGCCGCGGCGGAACGCGGCCTCACCGTCAAAACGTACTGCTGCGGGGACGACGCCGCCTCTGGCCTCGCCTGCCTGGAGCGGATCCTGCACGACGACCCCGCCACCACGGCGCTGGTCACGCTCAACGAGGCCGCGCTCGGCGGCCTCTACCGAGGGCTGGCGCAGGCCGGCCGCCATGTGCCGCGCGACTTCTCCGTCACCGGGGTCGTGGCCGGAAGGTGGGCGGAGACGGTGACCCCGCAGCTCACCGCGGCCGACGTGCCGGCGGAACAGATGGGCCGCCTCGCCGTCGACCTGCTGGTCGAACGGCTCGACCATCCCGACACACCGGCCCGGCACCACCTGCTCGCCCCGCCGATCTCGCTGCGGGCCAGCACCGCGCCCGCCGGCGACACCCCCGCCGGAGCCGCTCCCGCCGAGCCGGGCGAGGACCCCGCCGCCTCCTCCACGCACCCCTAG
- a CDS encoding helix-turn-helix domain-containing protein has protein sequence MPATRTPAPATPPGAAAPAPPPQAAAPAPAEAVTPLIRGVAVLRQLTDAGGTVSPSELERSTGLARSTVDRIVATLARMGYVRLDGRDAVLAPRVMELGNAYLAALRLPALLSASADALADELDESVSLAVADGDGIRFVHQATRRRAMSLSFRIGDLLPAERTAPGPLFATEWTDEEWRSWRARRTADPDDRAFPAVPPPPPALSDDDGFARRTALAADEDCALDDQLIEAGLVAVSVPVRDPGTGRIACVASVVSHTSRHTAADLRATLLPRLRAAVAAMEDDLRRAPAAESGPPPAGLAIWTGASKQELGREFIESLARGLTVLTAFGEGRAELTLADVAKATGLARATARRALITYQHLGLVTPSTPRTFALTPRVLALGFPPLSRTSLPRIAAPHMAALAGDIRETTSLAVLTESREEIRYTARTAANHVMSVDVGVGTQLPAHATSMGRVLLAAPTDPASAYALADEELEQGVRAIAVPIRDRAGRTVAALNAATHVARRTAEECVRDILPALRSTASRIEADLHTAARFTHVPLT, from the coding sequence ATGCCCGCGACCAGGACGCCAGCGCCCGCCACGCCGCCCGGGGCCGCCGCGCCCGCCCCGCCTCCGCAGGCCGCCGCGCCCGCTCCGGCGGAGGCGGTCACGCCGCTGATCCGCGGGGTCGCCGTGCTGCGGCAACTGACCGACGCCGGCGGCACGGTGAGTCCGAGTGAACTGGAGCGCAGCACCGGTCTGGCGCGTTCGACGGTCGACCGGATCGTCGCGACCCTCGCCCGCATGGGATACGTCCGCCTCGACGGCCGGGACGCCGTGCTGGCCCCCCGCGTCATGGAACTCGGCAACGCCTATCTGGCCGCGCTGCGCCTGCCGGCGCTGCTGTCAGCGTCCGCGGACGCTCTGGCCGACGAACTCGACGAGTCGGTGTCCCTGGCGGTCGCCGACGGCGACGGCATCCGCTTCGTCCACCAGGCGACCCGCCGCCGCGCGATGTCCCTGAGCTTCCGCATCGGCGACCTGCTGCCGGCCGAACGCACCGCGCCGGGACCGCTGTTCGCCACCGAGTGGACCGACGAGGAGTGGCGGTCCTGGCGCGCCCGCCGCACGGCGGACCCGGACGACCGGGCCTTCCCGGCCGTCCCGCCACCACCCCCCGCGCTCTCGGACGACGACGGCTTCGCCCGCCGGACGGCCCTTGCCGCGGACGAGGACTGCGCCCTGGACGACCAGTTGATCGAAGCGGGCCTGGTGGCCGTGTCCGTCCCGGTCCGCGACCCGGGCACCGGCCGGATCGCGTGCGTGGCGAGCGTCGTCAGCCACACGAGCCGGCACACGGCGGCGGATCTGCGCGCCACCCTGCTCCCGCGGCTGAGGGCGGCTGTCGCGGCGATGGAGGACGACCTGCGTCGGGCGCCGGCCGCGGAGTCCGGGCCGCCGCCCGCGGGGCTGGCCATCTGGACGGGGGCGTCCAAGCAGGAACTGGGCCGCGAGTTCATCGAGTCCCTCGCCCGGGGCCTGACCGTCCTCACGGCGTTCGGCGAGGGCAGGGCCGAACTCACCCTCGCAGACGTCGCGAAGGCGACCGGGCTCGCACGGGCGACCGCCCGCCGGGCGCTGATCACCTACCAACACCTGGGCCTGGTGACGCCGTCCACTCCCCGCACGTTCGCCCTCACCCCACGGGTCCTCGCCCTCGGCTTCCCGCCGCTCTCCCGCACCTCGCTCCCCCGGATCGCGGCTCCGCACATGGCGGCGCTGGCGGGCGACATCCGGGAGACGACGTCGCTGGCGGTGCTGACCGAGTCGCGCGAGGAGATCCGGTACACCGCGCGCACCGCCGCGAACCACGTCATGAGCGTGGACGTCGGCGTCGGCACACAACTCCCCGCCCACGCGACATCGATGGGCCGCGTGCTGCTGGCCGCGCCCACGGACCCCGCCTCGGCGTACGCCCTGGCGGACGAGGAACTCGAACAGGGGGTGCGCGCGATCGCCGTCCCGATCCGCGACCGTGCGGGCCGCACGGTCGCCGCCCTGAACGCGGCCACCCATGTCGCCCGCCGTACGGCCGAGGAATGCGTGCGGGACATCCTCCCCGCCCTGCGGTCGACGGCCTCACGCATCGAGGCCGACCTCCACACTGCAGCCCGCTTCACCCACGTCCCTCTGACCTGA
- a CDS encoding M6 family metalloprotease domain-containing protein: MQPQAARTARDLRRRRIRTRRAAAVVSVTVLTLALSSSAGSGHLAPDPGSTTAGAAPLAVARTAALAPCMISGGTSVQMSEGLPTAGGYSRSTGVVRALTLMIDFSDAPGRGSALSRYREFFPQTEQWFRTASYGRLDYRAETPVRHWLRMPKSFHAYGIERGAPFEPGYRELVQDIVGAADPTVDFRDYDLLNVLITPNAGPSALDTVLSVTFAGNAEAPVADGVSVANASFVYSRQDDGSGSYDRTGYRVLPHENGHVFGLPDLYTQEGGGAVGHWDIMSEDWGANNDLLGWHKWKLGWLDASQISCAATPGTTEHRLTPLARAGGPKLVFVPLTDRTGYAVEARARGGNDEAVCRPGVLIYKVNAGVDTGMGPVTVYDSRPDSGGCTRSPNVHAELSDAPFTPGETFKDPKRGIRISVTEAGPEDGYRVRVTRR, from the coding sequence ATGCAGCCGCAGGCCGCGCGCACTGCCCGGGACCTTCGCCGCCGCCGGATACGCACGCGCCGCGCCGCCGCAGTCGTCTCCGTCACCGTCCTGACGCTCGCCCTCAGCTCGTCCGCCGGCAGCGGACACCTCGCCCCGGACCCCGGCTCGACGACGGCCGGCGCCGCCCCCCTCGCCGTGGCCCGCACCGCCGCCCTCGCCCCCTGCATGATCAGCGGGGGCACGTCCGTGCAGATGTCCGAAGGTCTGCCCACCGCAGGCGGTTACTCCCGCTCCACCGGCGTCGTCCGCGCCCTCACCCTCATGATCGACTTCTCCGACGCGCCCGGCCGGGGCAGCGCCCTGAGCCGCTACCGCGAGTTCTTCCCGCAGACCGAGCAGTGGTTCCGCACGGCTTCCTACGGCCGTCTCGACTACCGCGCCGAGACGCCCGTGCGGCACTGGCTGCGCATGCCCAAGTCGTTCCACGCGTACGGCATAGAGCGCGGCGCGCCGTTCGAACCCGGCTACCGCGAACTCGTCCAGGACATCGTGGGCGCCGCGGACCCGACGGTGGACTTCCGCGACTACGACCTCCTGAACGTGCTCATCACCCCGAACGCGGGCCCCTCCGCGCTGGACACGGTCCTGTCGGTGACGTTCGCGGGGAACGCGGAGGCACCGGTCGCCGACGGGGTGTCGGTGGCCAACGCCTCCTTCGTGTACTCCCGCCAGGACGACGGATCCGGCTCCTACGACCGGACCGGCTACCGGGTCCTGCCCCATGAGAACGGGCATGTCTTCGGCCTGCCCGACCTCTACACCCAGGAGGGCGGCGGAGCCGTCGGACACTGGGACATCATGAGCGAGGACTGGGGGGCCAACAACGACCTGCTCGGCTGGCACAAGTGGAAGCTGGGCTGGCTGGACGCCTCCCAGATCTCCTGCGCGGCGACGCCGGGCACGACGGAGCACCGGCTGACGCCCCTCGCGCGCGCGGGCGGCCCGAAACTCGTCTTCGTCCCGCTCACCGACCGCACCGGGTACGCCGTCGAAGCACGCGCACGCGGCGGGAACGACGAGGCGGTGTGCCGCCCGGGCGTCCTCATCTACAAGGTGAACGCCGGCGTCGACACCGGCATGGGTCCGGTGACGGTCTACGACTCCCGCCCCGACAGCGGCGGCTGCACCCGCAGCCCCAACGTCCACGCCGAGCTCTCCGACGCCCCCTTCACCCCGGGCGAGACCTTCAAGGACCCGAAGAGGGGCATCCGGATCTCGGTCACGGAGGCGGGCCCCGAGGACGGGTACCGGGTGCGGGTGACCCGACGGTAG
- a CDS encoding TetR/AcrR family transcriptional regulator translates to MQTATAIPVERKATRPRADALRNRERIVSAAREMFTEFGPDVPLDEIARRAGVGNATVYRNFPDRDALVREVVCSVLDRTVRAGQTALAETGDAFEALERFVHVSADERISALCPMISSTFDEHHPDLEAARERCERIIEEVMDRARAAGQLRPDVGVGDVMIAVAQLSRPPAGTACPSADRFVHRHLQLFLDGLRAPAPSVLPGAAVTMEDLRQC, encoded by the coding sequence GTGCAGACCGCGACCGCGATCCCCGTAGAGCGCAAGGCGACCCGGCCTCGCGCCGACGCCCTGCGCAACCGGGAGCGGATCGTCTCCGCCGCCCGCGAGATGTTCACCGAGTTCGGCCCCGACGTGCCGCTCGACGAGATCGCCCGCCGGGCCGGCGTGGGCAACGCCACGGTGTACCGCAACTTCCCCGACCGGGACGCGCTGGTCCGCGAGGTCGTCTGCTCGGTGCTGGACCGCACGGTCCGGGCCGGACAGACCGCCCTCGCCGAGACCGGTGACGCGTTCGAGGCGCTGGAGCGCTTCGTGCACGTCTCCGCGGACGAGCGGATCAGCGCGCTGTGCCCGATGATCTCCAGCACCTTCGACGAGCACCACCCCGACCTCGAGGCCGCCCGCGAACGGTGTGAGCGGATCATCGAGGAGGTCATGGACCGTGCGAGGGCGGCCGGGCAGCTCAGGCCCGACGTCGGCGTGGGGGACGTGATGATCGCGGTGGCCCAGCTCAGTCGGCCCCCGGCCGGCACGGCCTGCCCGAGCGCCGACCGCTTCGTCCATCGACACCTGCAGCTGTTCCTGGACGGACTGCGGGCTCCCGCCCCCTCCGTGTTGCCGGGAGCGGCCGTGACCATGGAGGACCTGCGCCAGTGCTGA